In Denticeps clupeoides chromosome 1, fDenClu1.1, whole genome shotgun sequence, a single window of DNA contains:
- the LOC114797371 gene encoding transmembrane protein 248 isoform X2 gives MGRWQPLTNFRRHLEQHPPVVIFFVCLLMLSATFSGLAFYIQTHDVKNPDVVLDWNQFLESVAGLQYCLPQNSTPIMTSSEENGSSRGNGLNSVENSEILSLLVPLVIKDSMQQASSFNFSTTVQGDQLGLRGSIRKEALNLTFFFYPRPQDKHFANTVAKNSLNPDTNSGTQIPAQQICLTLSVPAHILPRSPLPPSCPVIEDVSQDWLTPKAAALQTQKMKDHPKLQCLSMKFTPSADLSVWLSQAEKDLAEHHLLLITSLQWK, from the exons ATGGGTCGGTGGCAGCCCTTAACTAACTTTCGGCGCCATCTGGAGCAGCATCCTCCTGTGGTgatcttttttgtgtgtcttcttATGCTTTCTGCCACCTTCAGTGGTTTGGCCTTCTACATTCAGACGCATGATGTGAAGAACCCTGATGTGGTCCTA GACTGGAACCAGTTTCTTGAATCTGTCGCAGGCCTCCAGTATTGTCTGCCCCAGAATAGCACACCGATCATGACATCCAGTGAAGAGAATGGGAGCAGTAGGGGTAATGGACTCAACTCCGTTGAGAATTCGGAGATCCTTTCATTGCTGGTTCCTCTGGTCATAAAGGACAGCATGCAGCAAGCATCTTCGTTTAACTTCAGCACCACAGTACAAGGAGACCAGCTGGGTCTCAGAG GGTCAATCAGGAAAGAGGCTTTAAATCTTACCTTCTTCTTCTATCCACGCCCCCAAGATAAACATTTTGCAAACACTGTTGCCAAGAACAGTCTCAACCCTGACACAAATTCAGGAACACAAATTCCTGCGCAACAGATCTGCTTGACACTGTCTGTTCCTGCTCACATCTTGCCTCGTAGTCC GCTTCCCCCCTCCTGCCCAGTAATTGAAGACGTTAGTCAGGACTGGCTAACCCCGAAGGCTGCTGCTttgcaaacacaaaaaatgaaggACCACCCTAAACTGCAGTGCCTCAGTATGAAGTTCACCCCTAGTGCTGATTTATCAGTCTGGCTTTCACAG GCAGAAAAGGATCTGGCTGAACATCATCTGTTGCTG